The following proteins are encoded in a genomic region of Necator americanus strain Aroian chromosome II, whole genome shotgun sequence:
- a CDS encoding hypothetical protein (NECATOR_CHRII.G6036.T2): MPPKKAVTDSGKKVKLNKNEKPENNQMIDPAGSFGGGKVPENADAQIRDTKPRPKMAYYGKEHFVLKMYNVGDHAGSTPH, translated from the exons ATGCCTCCTAAAAAGGCAGTCAC GGATTCAGGGAAGAAAGTCAAActtaacaaaaatgaaaagccAGAGAATAACCAAATGATCGACCCTGCTGGAAGTTTCGGTGGAGGAAAAGTACCAGAAAACGCAGATGCACAAATACGAGACACCAAGCCACGGCCAAAAATG GCGTATTACGGTAaggaacattttgttttgaaaatgtataacGTGGGGGACCATGCAGGATCGACACCACActga
- a CDS encoding hypothetical protein (NECATOR_CHRII.G6036.T3) → MPPKKAVTDSGKKVKLNKNEKPENNQMIDPAGSFGGGKVPENADAQIRDTKPRPKMMPPGEQQYMPHQQQVPQVAQCARGGAVVVAKWVQRALDMGVDALRGEYRSLAKYTSPDMTWEAFKANQEAGRNRYQDVPCQDQHRIVLKWPGAPTDYVHANYVGTPVSEKRFICTQVRPRIDV, encoded by the exons ATGCCTCCTAAAAAGGCAGTCAC GGATTCAGGGAAGAAAGTCAAActtaacaaaaatgaaaagccAGAGAATAACCAAATGATCGACCCTGCTGGAAGTTTCGGTGGAGGAAAAGTACCAGAAAACGCAGATGCACAAATACGAGACACCAAGCCACGGCCAAAAATG ATGCCCCCAGGGGAACAGCAATACATGCCGCACCAGCAGCAAGTTCCTCAAGTTGCACAATGTGCGAGAGGTGGAGCAGTAGTG GTGGCAAAGTGGGTGCAACGAGCCTTGGACATGGGTGTTGATGCGCTACGTGGCGAATACCGCTCTCTTGCTAAATACACATCGCCAGATATGACATGGGAGGCGTTCAAAGCAAACCAAGAGGCTGGAAGGAACAG GTATCAAGATGTACCTTGCCAAGACCAACATCGAATAGTCCTGAAGTGGCCTGGAGCTCCAACAGACTATGTCCATGCAAACTACGTAGGGACCCCGGTGTCTGAAAAAAGATTCATTTGCACACAAGTGAGACCTCGCATTGATGTCTGA
- a CDS encoding hypothetical protein (NECATOR_CHRII.G6038.T1): MKISLFDDMDQPTTAAVRTSAGCTSSFELVTEARQGQWQEPSCSASLFAEVFHDTLRKTCTADIDLATRTTLLSASTLPTKMFPFKEEDETRGERYSLKHFIASVLVNRFAGV; encoded by the exons atgAAAATTAGCCTATTTGATGACATGGACCAACCAACaaccgctgcagttcgaacatcaGCCGGATGTACATCATCGTTTGAACTGGTAACAGAAGCGAGACAGGGACAGTGGCAGGAACCTTCATGTTCAGCTTCTCTTTTCGCTGAGGTTTTCCATGACACATTGCGAAAGACATGTACTGCTGACATCGACTTGGCAACACG GACTACGTTACTATCAGCATCGACATTACCGACCAAAATGTTCCCTTTCAAAGAGGAG GACGAAACTCGGGGAGAACGGTATTCGCTGAAACATTTCATTGCGTCGGTTTTAGTTAAT CGGTTCGCTGGTGTTTAA
- a CDS encoding hypothetical protein (NECATOR_CHRII.G6036.T1): MKKSIMPPGEQQYMPHQQQVPQVAQCARGGAVVVAKWVQRALDMGVDALRGEYRSLAKYTSPDMTWEAFKANQEAGRNRYQDVPCQDQHRIVLKWPGAPTDYVHANYVGTPVSEKRFICTQVRPRIDV, encoded by the exons ATGAAGAAGTCAATC ATGCCCCCAGGGGAACAGCAATACATGCCGCACCAGCAGCAAGTTCCTCAAGTTGCACAATGTGCGAGAGGTGGAGCAGTAGTG GTGGCAAAGTGGGTGCAACGAGCCTTGGACATGGGTGTTGATGCGCTACGTGGCGAATACCGCTCTCTTGCTAAATACACATCGCCAGATATGACATGGGAGGCGTTCAAAGCAAACCAAGAGGCTGGAAGGAACAG GTATCAAGATGTACCTTGCCAAGACCAACATCGAATAGTCCTGAAGTGGCCTGGAGCTCCAACAGACTATGTCCATGCAAACTACGTAGGGACCCCGGTGTCTGAAAAAAGATTCATTTGCACACAAGTGAGACCTCGCATTGATGTCTGA
- a CDS encoding hypothetical protein (NECATOR_CHRII.G6037.T1), which yields MMFSNLNQRELSGHTEQGGRQVSSQCEQRSVDNFCIVIFDGCNSQAAALRSHHYIVGVLDIGQGTHRVAKSMSAVHVFRNVSWKTSAKREAEHEGSCHCPCLASVTSSNDDVHPADVRTAAVVGWSMSSNRLIFMVLHRRTAARENVRDEEVQRG from the coding sequence ATGATGTTTTCTAACTTGAATCAGCGGGAACTCTCAGGACACACTGAACAAGGCGGTCGACAGGTCTCCTCACAATGTGAGCAAAGGAGCGTAGACAATTTTTGTATAGTCATTTTCGATGGATGTAATTCGCAGGCTGCTGCTTTACGCTCACATCACTATATCGTCGGGGTACTCGATATCGGTCAAGGGACACACCGTGTTGCCAAGTCGATGTCAGCAGTACATGTCTTTCGCAATGTGTCATGGAAAACCTCAGCGAAAAGAGAAGCTGAACATGAAGGTTCCTGCCACTGTCCCTGTCTCGCTTCTGTTACCAGTTCAAACGATGATGTACATCCGGCtgatgttcgaactgcagcggttGTTGGTTGGTCCATGTCATCAAATAGGCTAATTTTcatggtactccatcggcgtaCAGCAGCCAGAGAAAACGTCCGTGATGAGGAGGTCCAAAGAGGCTAG